TGCGTCGTGGACAACCGCCGCCAAGGGAGTGGATGGAAAGGTCAGGAACGTATGTGACCATGGCCGCTTGCGGTTGCGGACATTGACTGCTTGGCGGCGGCGCTTCGTCGGCACGTTCCAGTATTGGAAAGAAGAGGCTCTACCCGCTGACTCGGACTCCCAGGACGTCGACGCCGACGATAGGCCGCAGTAGGAGGAACCGGAGGATGTTGCTGAGTAGTACGAGTTGCCGGCGGCGCTCGTGCTTTTCAGGCCCTGCGCACCGTGTTCTTCCTCTGCGGTCGGCCGGTATAGTACCAGCTGCGCGTCGTGCTGCGGCGGCGACGAGCAATCAATTCCGAGAGCCTCTAGGATCTTTTCGTCCAACGTGGGTATGTACTTTAGCACCTCGTCGAGCGGATCGTCGGGGCAGCACAAGGGATCCGCAGGGTCAAAATTCTCATCCTCCTCGCTGAGACAGACATCATCCAAGAACGATGTTGGCTTCCGCATGCAATCGAGACGGCCACCACGAACAGCTTCTCACGGGAGATACGGAACGGCTGCGACGACGAAACACGGAAACAGATAGAGTAGAGAGTCTCCCAGGCAGAAAATATGATCGAGTAGAATCGCAACAAATATGTCAACAGATTCTATCCCATGTTTTACTCTCTAAACCGTTGCAATCTCTGTCTACGCTGCCCCCTAGACGTGTTCCGATCCGTGCGACGCGCCTCTTCCTTAAGCATCGTACGGCTCCGCTTCTTTTTCCATCTCACGCGTTTCTTTTCCCGTAAAAAAAAATCGCAAATACCGTCCTaatacaagtttttttttttttttttttgacctggACTACGGCGGGCTTGCGCCAGCCTGAACGATTATATTAAACTACTCCAGAAAGGAGCATAACCAGGGAACATTACAGCAGTTTTTAGAGGGCAGAGGGGAGTAGagtaggagggagtagttcagggGGGGTCATAGCTATTACACCAAAAATTAAGAGCGTCGGCGGAGGAGGGAGTGTTACAACGATAGGCCCAAAGCCTAACATCCTAATACAAGTTTCGACCTATTCCCCTCCATCACGGCCGTAAACATCGTCCATGAGGTCGAGGCTGGAGAAGGTCATCCGATGGTGGTGGTCAGCCGTACCGGCTAGCAGGAATTCTCCCATGCTTGGACCTCACGCGACCTTCAGCGCCAGAGCGAAGCGGTCCCGCGCGGCCGTCCCACTGCATGCTCGCGGAGAATATCGCCGGCGTGTCCGCGATGCCGCCCCACTGCACGACCGTTTTGTTGATGTCGGCGCCGCACCCTCAATGGTGATATGAGCACACTCATGGACATGAAGATACTGGTGGGCTGTTGGCCGGGTCGGGTTCCTGTCAACGGCGAGCGAGACGAGTGGGATGGGAACACGGGCGGGCGGTCAGCGCGGCGTCGCTGCTCTCCTTGGCGCCTAGACAACGTTCTTTTCTGTGGCGGACTGGCGGTGACGGCCCGTGAGGTCCATCCTAGAGAATCCTTGTGCTCGCATGTGCCGAAGACTCGCCTCCTGCTCGCCTGTGCGTATGGCCTTCTCCATCCTCTGCGGAGGCTGCTTCTCCTTCGGGTCAGCGGGGCGGACCTCGCCCTTGCCCTCTCCGCCGCGCCGCGCCGGCCGCGGACGACGGCGCCAAGATGAAGGGCCTCTTCAAGTCCAAGCCGCGGACGCCGCCCGACGTCGTGAGGCAGACGCCGAAGACTCGCCTCCGTGGATGACCTTCTCCATCCTGGACGTCGTGAATGAAGATACATGTATTACAAGTTTAACACTGTATTTGTGATTTTTTAATCGGAAAAGGAATGCATAAGATCGATGAAAACGAAACAGAACCGTGCGATCGTTAAGAAACGGGCACGTCGCACGGATGGGCGCACGGCCGCGCCGCAGGCAAGCCCCATCCCCCTGGACGTGTTCCGATCCAGATACAGCCCGCGAGTTCCTATTGGTTTTTTACCAGAACAGCTGTCTACTGCATCATCCATGCATCGTGTGCGCGCGCGGGACGAACATGAGTCCATCGTCTCTTCTTTGTTTGGCACCCTGTTTTTTTCCTGGTTTCTTTCCCTTTTTACTACTCCTATATTTTATTTGTTACCTTATACACAGTCACTACATATTTGCCGATTTGGAATGTCAAAATTCATATATTGAACTCCTTCGGTCCTAAAAAAAGTATGTCACGGATTcgtttaaatttggattttaaatttatacaaatatgcgACATGCTTTTTGTGACGAAGGGAGCAAGATAATCAATATATGTGTGAGCATTCATCTGGTAAAAAGTGACAAGGCACTGCCGTGTCACGATTGTTTCAACGACTCTTCAATTTTCGAGAAGATAATAAAAGAGACTACATAAGTCAAAATACATTTTCGACGGCATACACTCATGTCGCCGGGTACTCATGTTTACGATTGTCAGGTTTATGATTATCCAACAATGTTCTTTTCCGGCCTCCTAAGCATGGCATGCTCCTAAGTGGCAACATCTTACTTTGACTTTTCTAGAAAAAATGATTAAATTTTACATTGTTTGACTTCTCAATAAATTATACGTCCTATTTGTAGGAATAGGTTTGTAGTACTCACCACGATCCATATTAGTTGATGCTAAAATAGatatatctataactaaaatatatctagatatatCTATATTATCGTCAAGTAATACGAATCGTAGGAAGTAGTAGAAAATTATAGACAatataaattattgagctatcaaaACTAAACTTTAGAAGGGATATGAGTGCAAAATAGACTAATTAAAACGTCAAAGGATGTTTGGGGGCACAATTCGTGCTAGCAGATTGTAACCTTATTCCTCGAATCACGATTCATGAGTAATAAATATCCCATTCTAGCTTCTCTTTGGGAAAGAAATTACAACTTATTTTTTGTAGAATTCAGCACTTTATTTTTTTAAACAGAAGGCCGTAGCCCTACATTAAATTAATAAGGCcgttgccggcaagttgttacatGGTGCTGAAGAACAACTAACAGGAGACGAAAAACAACAAACATACAAGAATGAAAAGAAACACAGCTTGAGCTTCGTGTCCGTTGTCCGGCCTTGCGATCCGTTCTGAAGAGGCCCCGAAGTTGGTGAAGAGGACCGCCATTGAGAGCTCGCGTCCTAGTCAACCCCCAGAGGCCAAGCACACACCCAAGCACCATCCGCTTCTACCTCCGCAGAAAGCTCTCTGCTTTCTCGCCCCGGATCGAAAGGCGCCGGACCTGTCAGAGGTAGACCGCTCTCCCTGAGCACGCATGAATATCGGAGGTCACTCCGGGGAGGAGAACTCCAAGCACTCgcctcgccgcgccgccacccacgCACATCACCGCCACCCGCAGCCCACACCACAACACACTAGACCAAGCTGCCAGGAGCACGCACAGACAATGCCTACCAACCGCCGCCGAGCTCGTCCACCCATATCCGCTATCTCCGACCAGCGCCTCCATCGAGGGAACGACGCCAGAGCACCGCCGCCGTCCAAACCGAAGTTTTGGGCTTTCACCCGAGATAAGCAGAGCATGGGAGGGAGGGGATACAACCTCGAtgtcgccttcaagaaggagcACGGCACCGTCGCCAGCGTCGTCGACCTCGTGGCCGCCACTGTCAGGCAAGGGTTTCCCCCGGTTCAGAGCCGCCCCGCCGACCAACCTCACCAAACCGCCGGAGGAAGTCCGGGGCCAGGGAGATAGGAGAAGCACCAAAGGGAGGAAGAACACATGTCCAGATCTGATGCCGGAGGCCCGACGGGGCGACCTCCGCACCAGGCCTGCGCCCACCGCCCCTTCGCCATCCACACGGCCGAAGAACGCAGATTGCAGCACCAGCGCCGCCACCCGCCTCCAGGTCTGCGACGCCCCATCCCGCGCCTAAGGCCGCTGCCCTGCATCCATGGATTCCACCCGGTTCGTGGCGCACAGCCCGGACACCAGCCACCACTCCCAGGCACCAGTGTGGCCAGGCCAGAGAGGGGAGAGACGGGAGGAGGGCCAACACCAAGTCCCCGAGCGAAGGCCATCCGCCCCCACCCGGCCGCCTTCCTCCCTGCAGTCGCGCGTGGGGCCTGAGAAAAGctccccgccgcccccatcaccgtcGCCGCACGGCCTTGCCGGCGGCCGCCTGCAGGGGTGACGAGAAGGGGAGGGAGGTTGatgggaggtggcggcggcgcccGATTTAGGGTCCCCCCCCGGTCGCCTGGAGGTgcgacgcgagggagagaggAGGGGCCCGGGTCGCGCTCAAGAACAAAGACTTCAGCACTTTATCGATTATAACCAATAACATTACAAAGTTCAAATCAATTACAATCCAGAAGAGAATTGCGGAAAAAGGAACTACCAAAGTGTTCAACTCGACGAGCTAAACATGTGTCGAATTATTAACCAAACTACTAATATGACGAACAATCATTGAAGACATAGTTTTGCAGCCATCGCTTAACCACAAAGAGGACGcttccgccgccggccgccaccgCGCGATGTCGCCGGAGGGGATAGAGGGAGATCCGCAGGCGGTGGAACTCCCGGAGTCCATCCAGGGCCGGCGATGGGCAGACGTGGCGGCCGAAGAGGACGCGGCGGAGGCGGCTCGGGCGGAGGCTGCCGCGCGGTTCTCGCCGCCGGGGTCGGCGACGCTCGGCGACTACCTCGTGTACGCGCGTCGTGGTCGGCCGCGCCGGTCGCCTCCTCTCCGCCGCCAGAGGTGCctcgacgccgccgccgtcgagggCGACATCTGGTCGCCGCGCGCGGTCGCGCGCCGTCTGGGGTTTCGCCGACAAGGTTCTCGGGGAGGAGGTGGACGCCACGGCCTCGGTGGAGACGCCGGCGCAGGTGGGCGAGGTGGGTGGTCGCGGGGCGGAGCAGCCGGCTCCcggtccgccgccgccgccgccttgcccGTCGGGGAGGAGGCCTCGCGCTCGGCTCCTGCGCCGCCCAGTCCTGGGCCATCTGGGCCGCATGGGCCTGGGCCTGTGTTGGCCTGGAGGCGCCAGGCTGAGCTTCGCgttgggcccgcgcggcccacgtcGGCGCCCTCGTGGTTCTGGCTCCGAAAGGGGTCAAACCACTTAGGGTTTGCCCATTCGGCTCGCCCCGACCAGGTCCGTCGCCACGCCGCCTCTGCCCGCGCCATCCgcctccacccgccgccgccgctcaccTCCAGCTTCCGAGACATGGTGCTCAAGCGGCCAAGGAGCCCATCCTCGAGCAGATCCCCGCCCCAGCACCACCGCCGCGTTCGCCCTGCCTCCCCTCGCCCGCCGCCACCCGCGGCTCCTGAGCCGTACCGGCCCCCGGCGAGGCGCTCTCCGCTGCGCCGCTCCCCTCCACGCCGGTCTTCGCCCCGCCGAAGGTCGCCGTCGCCTCGCAGGCAGGGCCGGGATGGCCGCGCGGTGGGTCTGGTTGAGGGCGGCCGGGAGCGGGACTCCTCCGCGCGTCACCAGGGGGGCGCTGCACATGCCGCCCGCGGCGGCTCGCCGGGCCGGCGTGCCCCGTCTCCTTCCGCGTCGCGCAGAGAGGCCGCGCTGCGGGCCGAGTTGGAGCAGCGCGCTCCGAGGCCGGGCAGGGATCATGGCCGGGATGCCTCCTGGCGGGAGGGCCGCGACCGGACATCGCCTCGTCGCGAGCAGCGGTGGGATGCGCCGGTGCCGCAATCTGCACAGCATGGTGGACCGACAGttgcgaagaagaagaagaagactaaGAAGAGGAAGAACGCTGCGGGCGTCGCTGCGGGAGGGGCCGCGGGTGGGGGTCAGCTTGGGCACCCGCCTATGGTCCTTCCGCAGGGACAATCGCACGATGGCCGCGCTGATACCCAGCTGGGGGTGGCGGCGCCGGCGGAGAAGTCCCCCACATCCAACATCTGTTTCAACTGTGGGGTGATGGGGCACTTTCGGTCCACGTGCACGAGGCC
This region of Lolium perenne isolate Kyuss_39 chromosome 2, Kyuss_2.0, whole genome shotgun sequence genomic DNA includes:
- the LOC127329640 gene encoding uncharacterized protein, with product MRKPTSFLDDVCLSEEDENFDPADPLCCPDDPLDEVLKYIPTLDEKILEALGIDCSSPPQHDAQLVLYRPTAEEEHGAQGLKSTSAAGNSYYSATSSGSSYCGLSSASTSWESESAGRASSFQYWNVPTKRRRQAVNVRNRKRPWSHTFLTFPSTPLAAVVHDAHNNIGEFSYDNDIKPRKLGLLDDGGNFSKIGYKSKAGKLSSGNVNGGHRPSAGQKREKQKEGTCSHCGTTETPQWRAGPNGPRTLCNACGIRYRMGGDKLVPEYRPSTSPFFKNGEHSNRHSKVEKLREKKVKALKVGFSSVGVLTPARPGGSVDSTIP